One genomic region from Eptesicus fuscus isolate TK198812 chromosome 4, DD_ASM_mEF_20220401, whole genome shotgun sequence encodes:
- the ZBED3 gene encoding zinc finger BED domain-containing protein 3 has translation MKSEELAVTMEETCGQEDAAVAHGDALPGLAPAPPGRLGAPYSEAWGYFHLAPARPGQPSGYWATCRLCGEQVSRSPGFRAGTPALWRHLKSAHRRELEESAARHSPPPGPGPGPGPGPSPAAAAEGDWARLLEQMGALAVRGSLRERELARREAAVEQGERVLERRRRALQEEERAAAQARRELQAEREALQARLREVSRREGALVAAPLQTPLKEEPEGKRDGYIITKVHL, from the coding sequence ATGAAGAGCGAAGAGCTGGCGGTGACCATGGAAGAGACCTGTGGGCAGGAGGATGCGGCGGTGGCGCACGGTGACGCTCTCCCCGGCCTGGCGCCGGCGCCTCCCGGCCGCCTGGGGGCGCCATATTCCGAGGCCTGGGGGTACTTCCACCTGGCCCCGGCGCGCCCGGGACAGCCGTCGGGCTACTGGGCCACCTGCCGGCTGTGCGGGGAGCAGGTGAGCCGAAGCCCGGGCTTCCGCGCGGGCACCCCGGCGCTGTGGAGGCACCTGAAGAGCGCGCACCggcgggagctggaggagagcGCCGCTcgccactccccgccccccggccccggccccggccccggccccggccccagccccgccgcGGCTGCGGAGGGCGACTGGGCGCGCCTGCTGGAGCAGATGGGCGCGCTGGCCGTGCGGGGAAGCCTGCGAGAGCGCGAGCTGGCGCGGCGCGAGGCGGCCGTGGAGCAAGGCGAGCGCGTCCTGGAGCGGAGGCGCcgggccctgcaggaggaggagcgCGCCGCGGCCCAGGCGCGGCGGGAGCTGCAGGCCGAGAGGGAGGCGCTGCAGGCGCGGCTGCGGGAAGTGAGCCGTCGCGAAGGCGCCTTGGTCGCGGCCCCGCTGCAGACTCCGCTCAAAGAGGAGCCCGAGGGGAAGAGGGACGGCTACATTATCACTAAAGTCCACCTGTAG